The Chryseobacterium sp. 52 genome includes a region encoding these proteins:
- a CDS encoding class I SAM-dependent methyltransferase, with product MVKVLYLIATTCLYFMLSLFSIHSKAQETVQKELGHSHTQNAFSDKDAVTKMAKNFESAERDAMQQPYKVIQYLGNIKGKKIMDIGAATGYFSVKLAANGADVIAADVSEELQAYLKNRMEKEKIRNMELRKVPYDSPLLKDKEVDIVFIANTYHHIDNRTEYFAKVKKGLKPDGKLVILDFFKAEFTDKIQAPPMGMRVSVDEVVFELRKAGFTSFEVEVKLLPYQYIIKVK from the coding sequence ATGGTTAAAGTTTTATATCTGATAGCAACGACCTGTTTATACTTTATGCTGTCTCTTTTTTCAATACACAGCAAGGCACAGGAAACGGTACAGAAAGAGCTCGGGCATTCCCATACACAGAATGCCTTCTCAGACAAAGATGCAGTCACTAAAATGGCCAAAAATTTTGAATCTGCCGAAAGAGATGCCATGCAGCAGCCCTATAAAGTAATTCAGTATCTGGGAAATATCAAAGGCAAGAAAATAATGGATATAGGTGCCGCTACAGGGTATTTTTCGGTCAAACTTGCGGCCAATGGAGCAGATGTCATCGCAGCAGATGTGAGTGAGGAATTACAGGCTTACCTGAAAAACAGGATGGAGAAAGAAAAAATCAGGAATATGGAACTTCGTAAGGTTCCGTATGATAGCCCATTATTAAAAGATAAGGAGGTTGATATTGTTTTTATCGCCAATACTTATCATCATATTGACAACAGAACTGAATATTTTGCCAAAGTAAAAAAGGGACTGAAACCGGATGGCAAATTAGTAATTTTAGACTTTTTCAAAGCTGAATTTACAGATAAAATACAAGCTCCTCCCATGGGAATGAGGGTTTCTGTAGATGAAGTAGTATTTGAGCTCAGGAAGGCGGGATTTACTTCTTTTGAAGTTGAGGTCAAGCTGCTGCCTTATCAGTATATTATAAAAGTAAAATAG
- a CDS encoding N-acetylmuramoyl-L-alanine amidase encodes MKTGIIVIDPGHGGVENVGGSDANHAVSALGDLEKNLTLEIGILIADELRLKTHQVYLTRDTDTNLSLQNRAALALTKKADVFLSIHFNGWTDTTTQGTETYVYPGASSDSVLLASSVQQRLVQATGYKDRKVKEMKLGVLNPAYHFSKTACALAEISFITETNDAKRLRNLAYKNSLAKALSVAVDDFINKHSGIKEIKVQPQLNLLKAEDSDI; translated from the coding sequence ATGAAAACTGGAATCATTGTAATAGATCCGGGGCATGGTGGTGTGGAAAATGTTGGTGGCTCCGATGCAAATCATGCAGTTTCTGCCTTAGGAGACCTTGAAAAGAATTTAACCCTTGAGATCGGCATTCTTATTGCCGATGAACTGAGGCTAAAAACACATCAGGTCTATCTTACCCGAGATACTGATACTAATTTATCCCTTCAAAACAGGGCTGCTCTTGCTCTAACAAAAAAAGCAGATGTTTTTCTTTCTATACATTTTAACGGCTGGACTGATACCACCACACAGGGAACAGAAACTTATGTTTACCCCGGTGCCAGCAGTGATTCTGTATTATTAGCCTCTTCCGTACAGCAAAGACTTGTACAGGCAACAGGATATAAAGACAGAAAAGTCAAAGAAATGAAATTAGGAGTCTTAAATCCTGCGTATCATTTTTCTAAAACAGCCTGTGCATTGGCTGAGATCAGTTTTATTACGGAAACGAATGATGCCAAAAGATTGAGGAATTTGGCGTACAAAAATTCTCTGGCAAAGGCCTTGTCAGTAGCTGTTGATGATTTTATCAATAAGCACAGCGGTATAAAAGAGATCAAGGTTCAGCCACAGCTCAATTTGCTGAAAGCAGAAGATTCAGATATCTAA
- a CDS encoding class I SAM-dependent methyltransferase, whose protein sequence is MTEFWEEAFKDKQEMWGLDPTNSAIATAEIFRNKGLKKILIPGIGYGRNAGVFMGHGMNVTGIEISKTAIGLVEKHYGSSITIQHGSVDDMPFDNIRYDGIFCHALIHLLDSKQRKKLINDCYNQLAENGLMFFTAITKQSPTFGQGRLIGKDRYEQFGGVNMFFYDENSIQKEFETCGLYQIDQVMDNYPFHLIQCKK, encoded by the coding sequence ATGACAGAATTTTGGGAAGAAGCATTTAAAGATAAGCAGGAAATGTGGGGTTTGGATCCCACAAATTCTGCGATAGCAACCGCTGAGATATTCAGGAATAAAGGGTTAAAAAAAATACTTATTCCAGGTATTGGTTATGGGCGAAATGCAGGTGTATTCATGGGTCATGGAATGAATGTGACTGGAATTGAAATTTCAAAAACAGCTATCGGACTAGTCGAAAAGCATTATGGAAGTTCCATTACAATTCAGCATGGGTCGGTAGATGATATGCCTTTTGATAATATCCGTTACGATGGTATATTCTGCCATGCTTTAATTCATTTACTGGACAGTAAGCAAAGAAAAAAGCTAATTAACGACTGCTATAATCAGCTTGCAGAGAATGGCTTGATGTTTTTTACTGCAATTACAAAACAATCACCCACTTTTGGACAGGGAAGGTTGATCGGCAAAGACAGATATGAACAGTTTGGAGGAGTCAATATGTTCTTTTATGATGAAAATTCCATTCAAAAAGAATTTGAGACTTGTGGCTTGTATCAAATAGATCAGGTAATGGATAATTACCCATTCCACTTGATTCAATGTAAGAAATGA
- a CDS encoding MFS transporter, giving the protein MKKILISVCIALMAVIASVSGLNVAQPMLAMEFNVSQNTVLWIINIYTLTLAALLLPLGAIGDRLGRKKMLLLGLVIFGAASAMSGVATSAAMMLISRLLTGIGAALIMPVTLAVITSTFPKEERSKAIGVWTGVAGGGGMLGMYLSAVLVDVASWRWLFLLPVVLAVVSLIMTIRFVPNSVEKAKHRFDVIGSLLSIVATVALIYGLHEAPGLGWTTPVVIISLIIGIAGIIGFIIWELRYKGPLLDVRLFRKRSLSGGSITLLTVFGVQAGIFIVLFPFFQGVLGWSGLRSTLGMMPMALLMMVSSSLAPKLALKIGSRYTMAFGIILGAVGALLMGQLVSVDGGYLSVLPGMIVMGLGMGFSMTPSTEAITSSLSSDQQGVASALNDITRELGTALGVALLGPLVTAGYSTTVGHKLHGLPQEVIAAVKEGLAHAQAVAPSTGTHAEMIIRVARESFVSGWQQAMWMGAGIMVVLFIYILISGPQKNSEVNDGSTVI; this is encoded by the coding sequence TTGAAAAAAATACTCATATCCGTATGTATAGCGTTAATGGCTGTAATCGCTTCTGTAAGTGGATTAAACGTGGCACAACCCATGCTCGCCATGGAGTTTAATGTATCACAGAATACGGTGCTATGGATTATTAACATCTATACCCTTACGTTGGCCGCGTTGTTATTGCCATTAGGGGCTATTGGCGACCGTTTGGGAAGAAAAAAAATGTTACTGCTTGGGCTTGTGATATTCGGAGCTGCAAGTGCAATGTCTGGGGTGGCAACAAGTGCTGCCATGATGTTAATATCCCGTTTGCTCACAGGGATTGGTGCTGCACTGATTATGCCGGTAACACTGGCTGTAATTACCTCTACTTTTCCGAAAGAAGAACGCTCCAAAGCAATCGGTGTCTGGACAGGAGTAGCTGGAGGTGGTGGCATGTTGGGGATGTATCTGTCTGCTGTATTAGTTGACGTTGCCAGCTGGAGGTGGCTGTTTTTACTACCTGTTGTATTGGCAGTGGTATCTCTCATCATGACGATTCGTTTTGTACCTAACTCAGTAGAAAAAGCTAAACATAGATTTGATGTAATCGGTTCATTATTATCTATCGTAGCTACTGTAGCTCTGATATATGGTTTACATGAAGCACCCGGACTCGGCTGGACAACACCTGTGGTCATAATAAGTCTGATTATTGGAATTGCAGGTATCATAGGCTTTATCATCTGGGAGCTCCGTTATAAAGGGCCGTTATTGGACGTGCGTCTGTTCAGGAAACGCAGTTTGTCAGGGGGTTCCATCACTTTACTAACTGTTTTCGGCGTTCAGGCTGGAATATTTATTGTGCTTTTTCCTTTCTTTCAGGGAGTGCTTGGTTGGTCAGGCTTAAGATCTACATTAGGGATGATGCCTATGGCTCTGCTCATGATGGTCAGTTCAAGTCTGGCTCCAAAATTAGCACTAAAGATAGGTAGCCGATACACAATGGCTTTCGGGATTATTTTGGGAGCAGTCGGAGCCTTATTGATGGGTCAGCTGGTTTCTGTTGACGGTGGTTACTTATCCGTTCTGCCAGGCATGATTGTCATGGGTCTGGGAATGGGATTTTCGATGACCCCGTCCACGGAAGCCATTACTTCCTCATTGTCCTCTGATCAGCAAGGAGTAGCTTCTGCTTTGAATGATATTACAAGAGAACTGGGAACCGCTTTAGGCGTAGCACTTTTAGGTCCATTGGTAACCGCCGGATATAGTACTACTGTTGGTCATAAGCTGCACGGGCTTCCACAAGAAGTGATTGCTGCAGTAAAAGAAGGGCTGGCACATGCACAAGCGGTTGCTCCAAGTACCGGAACACATGCTGAAATGATTATTCGTGTTGCCCGTGAGTCTTTTGTAAGCGGTTGGCAACAGGCGATGTGGATGGGTGCGGGTATTATGGTTGTTCTTTTTATTTACATCCTTATAAGTGGGCCTCAAAAGAATAGTGAAGTTAATGATGGGAGTACTGTTATATAG
- a CDS encoding bacteriocin-like protein: protein MKSFKKISRENLKSIQGGGQIGVCKPTYMLVCEATGICGPEEDAACNCYCIPII, encoded by the coding sequence ATGAAAAGTTTCAAAAAAATTTCCAGAGAGAATTTAAAATCAATTCAAGGCGGCGGTCAGATAGGCGTTTGTAAACCTACATATATGTTAGTTTGTGAAGCCACGGGTATTTGTGGCCCGGAGGAAGACGCAGCTTGTAATTGCTATTGTATTCCTATAATATAA
- a CDS encoding transposase — MVFKNIHLGKMIEEKIAENGVGISRICNFMKLDEQDIQKMLASESIDTGILLKWCKLLEYDFFRTYSQHLILYAPPSGTHYNAQKEVKKTGLPQFKKNIYTREVIDFILEQIESGTKTKNQTIEEYNIPKTTLYKWINKYGKLKKNPES; from the coding sequence ATGGTTTTTAAAAACATTCATTTAGGAAAAATGATAGAAGAAAAAATTGCAGAAAACGGGGTAGGCATATCCCGTATCTGTAATTTTATGAAACTTGATGAGCAGGACATTCAGAAAATGCTTGCATCAGAAAGTATTGATACAGGAATATTATTAAAATGGTGCAAATTATTAGAATATGATTTCTTCCGAACTTATTCTCAACATCTGATTTTATATGCTCCGCCGTCAGGCACCCATTATAATGCGCAGAAAGAGGTGAAAAAAACGGGACTTCCCCAATTTAAAAAGAATATCTATACCAGAGAAGTGATCGATTTTATATTGGAACAGATAGAATCCGGAACAAAAACAAAAAATCAAACCATTGAAGAATATAATATTCCGAAAACCACTTTATATAAATGGATAAATAAATACGGTAAACTTAAAAAAAATCCTGAATCTTGA
- a CDS encoding transposase, protein MKNSIPNYKKIYTDILNVKYPHKKEICADILSKRELLTIDIILLNQKIFNTDQKKENQKYRSYDKATIFKILDYQKKFSLNNTQLAKHFNLSRNTVSKWKKYFQ, encoded by the coding sequence ATGAAAAATTCAATCCCCAATTATAAAAAAATATATACTGATATTCTTAATGTTAAATACCCTCATAAAAAAGAAATCTGTGCGGATATATTATCAAAAAGGGAACTTCTTACCATAGATATTATCCTTTTGAATCAGAAAATATTCAATACAGACCAGAAAAAAGAAAATCAGAAGTACCGCAGCTATGATAAAGCGACTATATTTAAAATTCTGGATTATCAAAAAAAATTTAGCCTTAATAATACTCAACTGGCTAAACATTTCAATCTCAGCAGAAATACGGTGAGTAAATGGAAGAAATATTTCCAGTAA
- a CDS encoding GbsR/MarR family transcriptional regulator yields the protein MKRYNFREIYKKVSSVFAELKKLTIFAEKYESIINPGMILTEKQQELIEQFGVLNEKYGLPPAECRVWGLFLVADKVELTFDEIMETLHLSKGGTSNALNRLMMTHHIEYITKLGDKKRYFRCKMNNWTEMTKGNFEKFDELNIILKEILKARTPKTIAFNKDLKDVTEFLDFVYKEIMIAIQKWENRT from the coding sequence TATTTGCTGAACTAAAAAAACTTACTATCTTTGCAGAGAAATATGAATCCATAATTAACCCCGGAATGATCTTAACTGAAAAACAGCAAGAACTGATAGAGCAATTTGGTGTACTGAATGAAAAGTACGGGTTACCTCCTGCGGAATGCCGGGTATGGGGGCTTTTTCTGGTGGCTGATAAAGTTGAATTGACCTTTGACGAAATTATGGAAACCTTACACCTGAGCAAGGGAGGTACCAGCAATGCACTGAACAGGCTAATGATGACACATCACATCGAATACATTACCAAACTGGGTGATAAGAAGCGATACTTTCGTTGTAAGATGAACAACTGGACGGAGATGACAAAAGGAAATTTTGAAAAATTCGACGAGCTAAACATTATCCTGAAAGAAATTCTGAAAGCCAGAACACCAAAAACAATTGCTTTTAATAAGGACTTGAAAGACGTGACGGAGTTTTTAGATTTTGTTTACAAGGAAATTATGATCGCTATTCAAAAATGGGAAAATAGGACTTAG